Proteins encoded within one genomic window of Flavobacterium gilvum:
- the hemE gene encoding uroporphyrinogen decarboxylase, with amino-acid sequence MIKNDLFLKALKGETVQRPPVWMMRQAGRYLPEFRALRDKYDFFTRCETPELAAEITVQPIRIIKPDAAILFSDILVVPRAMGIHVELKDNLGPIIPNPIRTMEQVNQVFVPNIEETLGYVMDAIKLTKEMLDDEVPLIGFAGSPWTIFCYAVEGKGSKSFDTAKGFCFSNPVAAHTLLQKITDTTILYLKEKVKAGVNAVQIFDSWGGMLSPVDYQEFSWKYINQIVEALAEVTPVIVFGKGCWFALNEMGRSKASALGVDWTCTPRNARYLSGGNVTLQGNFDPSRLLSPIPTIKKMVHEMIDEFGKDKYIVNLGHGILPNIPVDHAKAFVDAVKEYGEK; translated from the coding sequence ATGATAAAGAACGACCTATTTTTAAAAGCCTTAAAAGGAGAAACAGTACAACGCCCGCCGGTGTGGATGATGCGTCAGGCAGGAAGATATTTACCAGAATTCCGCGCTTTGCGTGACAAATACGATTTCTTCACGCGTTGTGAAACTCCGGAATTGGCTGCCGAAATTACTGTGCAACCTATTCGCATCATTAAACCAGACGCAGCGATTTTGTTTTCGGATATTTTGGTAGTGCCTAGAGCGATGGGAATTCACGTAGAATTGAAAGATAATTTGGGTCCAATTATCCCAAATCCAATTCGCACGATGGAACAGGTAAATCAGGTTTTTGTTCCAAATATCGAAGAAACTTTGGGTTATGTGATGGACGCCATAAAATTGACCAAAGAAATGCTGGACGATGAGGTGCCTTTGATTGGTTTCGCGGGTTCGCCTTGGACAATTTTCTGTTATGCCGTTGAGGGAAAAGGATCGAAAAGCTTTGATACAGCCAAAGGATTTTGTTTTTCAAACCCGGTTGCAGCACACACTTTATTGCAAAAAATCACCGATACCACGATTTTATATCTAAAAGAAAAAGTAAAAGCGGGAGTAAATGCCGTTCAGATTTTTGATTCTTGGGGCGGAATGCTTTCGCCTGTCGATTATCAGGAATTCTCATGGAAATACATCAACCAAATTGTTGAGGCTTTGGCAGAGGTTACTCCCGTTATTGTTTTCGGAAAAGGATGCTGGTTTGCCCTTAACGAAATGGGAAGAAGTAAGGCATCGGCTTTGGGAGTTGATTGGACTTGCACACCAAGAAATGCACGTTATTTATCTGGTGGGAACGTGACTTTACAAGGGAATTTTGATCCATCAAGATTACTTTCTCCGATTCCGACCATCAAGAAAATGGTTCATGAAATGATTGACGAATTCGGAAAAGACAAATACATTGTGAACTTAGGTCACGGAATTTTACCAAATATCCCTGTAGACCACGCCAAAGCGTTTGTGGATGCGGTGAAGGAATACGGAGAAAAATAG
- a CDS encoding c-type cytochrome, with the protein MKKIVLITAAVLAFSCKKESQEPFGKSNESTEVQTPEALGKDLFEGKGNCVACHQVDQKVVGPSIAAIAKIYKDKSGNLVNFLKGEGEAIVDPEQFPVMQANLEITKTFSDEELKAIEAYIYSNLK; encoded by the coding sequence ATGAAAAAAATTGTATTAATAACAGCAGCAGTTCTAGCTTTTTCCTGTAAAAAAGAAAGCCAGGAACCTTTTGGAAAATCAAATGAAAGTACTGAAGTTCAAACTCCCGAAGCTTTAGGAAAAGATCTTTTTGAAGGCAAAGGAAATTGTGTTGCCTGTCATCAAGTTGACCAAAAAGTAGTTGGACCAAGTATTGCAGCAATCGCCAAAATCTATAAAGACAAAAGCGGAAATTTGGTTAATTTTCTCAAAGGTGAAGGTGAGGCGATTGTTGATCCGGAGCAGTTTCCGGTAATGCAAGCCAATTTGGAAATTACTAAAACTTTTTCAGACGAAGAATTAAAAGCGATAGAAGCCTATATTTATTCCAATTTGAAATAG
- a CDS encoding AraC family transcriptional regulator, with translation MGSQDIITIEDDFTLLRFQNDSDVSFQAQHEVSSGLIQFHFGLKGKAKFNFNQGNYALDLNEEKSYLFYNPQKELPLNLELAPNTWVISILISIQKFHRLFSNDAGHIPFLSDENKDKKYYKEGDISPSMAIVLSQLFHYNLNPSIKNLYYKGKGYELLSLYFNRSEDPNAEQCPFLIDEENVYKIKKAKEIIIANMAEPPGLQELADEIGLTLKKLKMGFKQIYGDTVYGYLFDYKMDYARQLLDTGSYNVNEVGLKIGYSTGSHFIAAFKKKFATTPKKYLMSINSNV, from the coding sequence ATGGGTTCACAAGATATTATAACAATTGAAGATGATTTTACCCTACTTCGTTTTCAAAATGACTCCGATGTTTCCTTTCAAGCTCAGCATGAGGTTAGTAGTGGATTGATTCAATTTCATTTTGGATTAAAGGGGAAGGCAAAATTTAACTTTAACCAAGGGAATTATGCATTGGATTTAAATGAAGAAAAATCTTATTTATTTTACAATCCTCAAAAAGAATTACCACTCAATTTGGAATTAGCGCCTAATACTTGGGTCATTTCAATTTTAATTTCGATTCAAAAATTCCACCGCTTATTTTCAAATGATGCAGGACATATTCCGTTTTTAAGCGATGAGAATAAAGACAAAAAATATTATAAAGAGGGAGATATCAGTCCTTCGATGGCAATTGTTTTGAGTCAATTGTTTCATTATAATTTGAATCCTTCCATCAAGAATTTGTATTACAAAGGCAAAGGTTACGAATTATTGAGTCTGTATTTTAATCGTTCCGAAGACCCAAATGCAGAACAATGTCCGTTTTTGATTGACGAAGAAAACGTGTACAAAATAAAAAAAGCCAAAGAAATCATCATTGCCAACATGGCTGAACCACCAGGATTACAAGAACTTGCAGACGAAATAGGTTTGACTTTAAAGAAACTAAAAATGGGTTTCAAGCAAATTTATGGCGATACCGTTTATGGCTATCTTTTCGACTATAAAATGGATTATGCCCGTCAATTGCTAGACACTGGTTCATACAATGTCAATGAAGTGGGATTGAAAATTGGGTACAGCACCGGAAGCCATTTTATAGCGGCTTTCAAAAAGAAATTTGCCACAACCCCAAAAAAATATTTGATGTCTATCAATTCAAATGTGTAA
- a CDS encoding uroporphyrinogen-III synthase, which yields MSKIHILSTKILSSVQKEELIKEDFEVTEANFIKTKSSDFDLKEINDNLIFTSQNAVQSILLHPKNGELKSKNVFCVGLKTKALLEENGFTVEVYVDYASDLAEIITLIYGKQSYTFFSGNLRKETLPKALKTAKVNFNEIQVYETTLTPHKIKTKVDAILFFSPSGVESYLAENKIKNEICFCIGETTAEALEKTTRNIIVAEQPSVENVIEDVIAEYK from the coding sequence ATGAGTAAAATCCACATACTATCCACCAAAATTCTTTCATCCGTTCAAAAAGAAGAATTGATAAAAGAGGATTTTGAGGTAACCGAAGCCAATTTCATCAAAACCAAAAGTTCAGATTTTGACTTAAAAGAAATCAACGATAATTTGATATTTACTAGTCAAAATGCGGTTCAGAGCATTTTGCTTCATCCAAAAAATGGAGAATTAAAATCCAAAAACGTATTTTGTGTTGGTTTGAAAACCAAAGCCTTGTTGGAAGAAAATGGCTTCACGGTTGAGGTTTATGTGGATTACGCCTCCGATTTGGCCGAAATCATCACTTTGATTTATGGCAAACAAAGCTATACTTTTTTTAGTGGCAATCTCCGAAAAGAAACTTTGCCAAAAGCCTTGAAAACAGCCAAAGTCAACTTCAACGAAATTCAGGTGTATGAAACCACGCTGACGCCTCATAAAATAAAAACTAAAGTCGATGCCATACTGTTTTTTAGTCCTTCGGGCGTAGAAAGTTATTTGGCTGAAAACAAAATAAAAAACGAAATTTGCTTTTGCATTGGCGAAACCACCGCTGAAGCTTTAGAAAAAACAACCAGAAATATAATCGTCGCAGAACAGCCATCGGTTGAAAACGTGATTGAGGATGTAATAGCAGAATATAAATAA
- the hemB gene encoding porphobilinogen synthase, which translates to MFPLHRGRRLRVNESIRSLVRETTLSPADFMFPMFIAEGENVKVEIPSMPGIFRRSIDLTVAEVKELFELGIRAVNIYVKVSEDLKDNTGKEAWNPSGLMQQAIRAIKTACPEMIVMPDVALDPYSIYGHDGIITNGDVENDATNDALVKMAVSHAEAGADFVAPSDMMDGRVLRLRQGLDAAGFHNVGIMSYSAKYASAFYGPFRDALDSAPREADVVVPKDKKTYQMDYANRIEAVKEALWDVEEGADMVMVKPGIAYLDIVREVKNAVDVPVTVFHVSGEYAMIKAAAERGWLDNDKIMMEQLMCIKRAGASLISTYFAKEAAVLLNKK; encoded by the coding sequence ATGTTCCCATTACACAGAGGCCGAAGATTACGCGTTAACGAATCCATTCGTTCATTAGTTCGCGAAACGACTTTAAGTCCGGCCGATTTTATGTTCCCGATGTTTATTGCCGAAGGCGAAAATGTAAAGGTTGAAATTCCCTCGATGCCGGGGATTTTCCGTCGTTCGATAGATTTAACCGTTGCCGAAGTCAAAGAATTATTTGAATTAGGAATCCGTGCAGTTAATATTTACGTAAAAGTAAGCGAGGATTTAAAAGACAATACAGGCAAAGAAGCTTGGAATCCAAGCGGATTGATGCAACAAGCCATTCGCGCGATCAAAACGGCTTGCCCCGAAATGATTGTAATGCCCGATGTGGCTTTGGATCCCTATTCGATTTACGGTCACGACGGAATTATTACCAATGGCGATGTCGAAAACGATGCTACTAACGACGCTTTGGTAAAAATGGCCGTTTCACATGCCGAGGCAGGTGCCGATTTTGTAGCTCCATCTGATATGATGGACGGACGCGTTTTAAGATTGCGTCAAGGATTAGACGCCGCCGGTTTCCATAATGTGGGAATCATGAGCTATTCAGCAAAATATGCGTCGGCGTTTTATGGACCTTTCCGCGATGCTTTGGACAGCGCGCCAAGAGAAGCCGATGTGGTTGTTCCAAAAGACAAAAAAACCTATCAAATGGATTATGCCAACCGAATCGAAGCCGTAAAAGAAGCTCTTTGGGATGTAGAAGAAGGCGCGGATATGGTGATGGTAAAACCCGGAATAGCCTATTTGGATATCGTTCGTGAGGTGAAAAATGCTGTGGATGTTCCCGTAACGGTTTTCCATGTTTCGGGCGAATATGCGATGATAAAAGCCGCTGCCGAAAGAGGTTGGTTAGACAACGACAAAATTATGATGGAGCAATTAATGTGTATCAAAAGAGCAGGCGCAAGTTTGATTTCGACTTATTTTGCAAAGGAAGCCGCCGTACTTTTGAATAAAAAATAA
- the hemC gene encoding hydroxymethylbilane synthase, with protein sequence MAEKTIRIGTRDSELALWQAHTVEKKLNDLGYKTEIIAVKSQGDIILDKPLYELGITGIFTKTLDIAMINGQVDIAVHSMKDVPTALPMGIVQAAVLERANTVDILVHKGNLDFLQGEGTVATGSLRRQAQWWNKYPNHTVVDLRGNVNTRMQKLQENNWNGAVFAAAGLERINLKPENYINLDWMIPAPAQGAMVVVAMAEDDFCRDAVGQLNDIETEVCTHIERQFLKTLEGGCTAPIGALAKYNEIEDTIDFKGVLFSIDGKQKIEVNKIVPIEEWKKLGYNSAQEIFANGGTELMKTIKESLKK encoded by the coding sequence ATGGCTGAAAAAACAATACGTATTGGAACCCGTGACAGTGAACTCGCTTTATGGCAAGCCCACACGGTAGAAAAAAAACTAAACGATTTGGGTTATAAAACCGAAATTATTGCCGTAAAATCACAAGGCGATATCATTCTCGATAAGCCACTTTACGAACTGGGAATAACCGGAATTTTTACCAAAACGCTCGACATTGCCATGATAAATGGTCAGGTTGATATTGCTGTACATTCTATGAAAGACGTTCCCACTGCTTTGCCCATGGGGATTGTTCAAGCTGCTGTTTTGGAAAGAGCCAATACTGTAGATATTTTGGTGCACAAAGGCAATCTTGATTTTTTGCAGGGAGAAGGAACTGTTGCCACCGGAAGTTTGCGCCGTCAGGCTCAATGGTGGAATAAATATCCCAATCATACCGTAGTCGATTTGCGCGGAAACGTAAATACCCGAATGCAAAAATTACAGGAAAACAATTGGAACGGAGCCGTTTTTGCCGCTGCCGGTTTAGAAAGAATCAACCTGAAACCCGAAAATTACATTAACTTAGATTGGATGATACCCGCTCCCGCGCAAGGAGCAATGGTAGTTGTGGCGATGGCCGAAGACGATTTTTGCCGCGATGCTGTTGGACAACTAAACGATATTGAAACCGAAGTCTGTACACATATTGAAAGACAATTCCTAAAAACGCTAGAAGGGGGTTGTACCGCACCAATCGGGGCTTTAGCAAAATACAACGAAATTGAAGATACCATTGATTTCAAAGGAGTTTTATTTTCGATTGACGGAAAACAAAAAATCGAAGTTAACAAAATAGTTCCTATCGAAGAATGGAAAAAACTAGGCTATAATTCGGCTCAGGAAATTTTTGCAAATGGTGGAACAGAGTTAATGAAAACGATAAAAGAAAGTTTGAAAAAATAA
- a CDS encoding methylated-DNA--[protein]-cysteine S-methyltransferase, translating to METAYIKTPLGIAEIIGDENGISVISVSDEGIVSKEIPTVLQEVVSQLNDYFEGKRTDFTFKLNPAGTEFQQKVWKSLLEIPFGKTMSYLELSKKLGDVKAIRAVASANGKNPLWIVVPCHRVIGTDGSLTGYAGGLWRKKWLLEHENPSTQQSLF from the coding sequence ATGGAAACAGCCTACATAAAAACACCTTTAGGAATTGCCGAAATTATTGGTGACGAAAATGGTATATCGGTAATTTCCGTTTCAGATGAGGGAATTGTTTCAAAAGAAATTCCGACCGTTTTACAGGAAGTTGTTTCTCAACTCAATGATTATTTTGAAGGAAAAAGAACTGATTTTACTTTCAAATTAAATCCTGCTGGTACCGAATTTCAGCAAAAAGTATGGAAATCGTTACTCGAAATTCCTTTTGGAAAAACGATGTCTTATTTGGAATTATCCAAAAAATTGGGTGATGTCAAAGCCATTCGTGCTGTGGCTTCCGCCAATGGGAAAAACCCGCTTTGGATTGTGGTTCCCTGCCACAGAGTCATTGGGACTGATGGTTCGCTCACAGGTTACGCAGGAGGTTTATGGAGAAAAAAATGGCTTTTGGAACACGAAAATCCAAGCACTCAGCAAAGTTTATTTTAA
- a CDS encoding ATP-binding protein: MTEKELQDYLKTRYPIENEKCEWKEFKSLKNSVSGDAGNDVISYISAIANMQGGNLIIGIQDKTLNIIGIQDFAGYTIENIRFRINGNITNLNVETFSVQEFITSDTNKTVWIFQIPKHQFRLPVYAHKKTWQRIDDNLVEMTKARLDAILTQFQVNEDWSKVIIQEATIEDLDQEAIKKARVEFKKRNPKYSDEVDNWNDADFLNKSKLTIKGKITRTALILLGKDESEHYLDSSVKIRWNLKTVDNQDKDFEIFSIPFLLSVDEVYKKIRNLKYRYLRDGTLFPDEVLRYEPFNIRESLNNAIAHQDYSKGARINVVEFEDDHLVFSNYGSFLPKSVEDVVLNDTPEEVYRNPFLVEAMKNLDMIETQGGGIRKIFNFQKQRFFPLPDYNFDDNKVKVTITGKILDENFARILIHNKELRLEEIILLDKVQKKKDISESEFKLLKKNKYIEGRKPNIYLSHIIVESVNNEELKREYLANRSFDDAHFKEMILEYLKKFGKTKRKAIDDLIIPKLSAILSEDKKKKKVTNFLSALGNEGKIQCLPGYYWETV; encoded by the coding sequence ATGACTGAAAAAGAGTTACAAGATTATTTAAAGACAAGATATCCCATCGAAAATGAAAAATGCGAATGGAAAGAGTTTAAGTCGTTAAAGAATTCTGTTTCGGGTGATGCCGGGAACGATGTGATATCTTATATTTCAGCAATTGCTAATATGCAAGGTGGAAATTTGATAATTGGAATTCAAGATAAGACATTGAATATCATTGGAATTCAAGATTTTGCAGGTTACACAATTGAGAATATTCGATTTAGAATTAATGGAAATATTACGAATCTAAACGTTGAAACATTTAGTGTTCAAGAATTCATTACATCTGATACTAACAAGACGGTTTGGATTTTTCAAATTCCTAAGCATCAGTTCAGATTACCCGTTTATGCTCATAAAAAAACGTGGCAACGTATTGATGATAATTTGGTCGAAATGACCAAAGCAAGATTAGATGCTATTTTGACTCAATTTCAAGTTAATGAGGATTGGTCTAAAGTAATTATACAAGAGGCAACCATAGAAGATTTGGATCAGGAGGCGATTAAAAAAGCTCGGGTTGAATTTAAAAAAAGGAATCCTAAATATTCAGATGAAGTTGATAATTGGAACGATGCCGACTTTTTAAATAAATCCAAACTTACCATTAAAGGAAAAATAACTAGAACAGCTTTAATTCTTTTAGGGAAAGACGAGTCCGAACATTATTTGGACTCATCGGTAAAAATCAGATGGAATTTAAAAACTGTTGACAATCAGGATAAGGATTTTGAGATATTTTCCATTCCGTTTTTATTGTCTGTTGATGAAGTTTATAAAAAAATCAGAAATTTAAAATACCGTTATTTACGAGATGGAACCTTGTTTCCAGATGAGGTGTTACGATATGAGCCATTCAATATTAGAGAGTCTTTAAATAATGCAATTGCTCATCAAGATTATTCAAAAGGAGCCCGAATTAATGTTGTTGAGTTTGAAGACGACCACTTGGTTTTCTCTAATTATGGTTCTTTTTTGCCTAAATCAGTTGAAGACGTAGTACTAAATGACACTCCGGAAGAGGTGTATCGAAATCCATTTTTAGTCGAAGCAATGAAAAATTTGGATATGATTGAGACTCAAGGCGGAGGCATTCGAAAAATATTTAACTTTCAAAAACAACGTTTTTTCCCTTTGCCTGATTATAATTTTGACGATAACAAAGTTAAGGTGACAATAACGGGCAAAATTTTAGATGAAAATTTTGCTAGAATATTAATTCACAATAAAGAGTTGAGATTAGAAGAAATTATTCTTCTTGATAAAGTGCAAAAGAAGAAGGATATTTCTGAAAGTGAATTTAAGCTTCTTAAAAAAAACAAATATATTGAAGGTAGAAAACCCAATATTTATCTTTCGCATATTATTGTAGAATCAGTTAATAACGAAGAATTAAAAAGAGAATATTTAGCGAATAGAAGTTTTGATGATGCTCATTTTAAAGAAATGATTTTGGAATATTTGAAGAAATTTGGGAAAACAAAACGAAAAGCAATTGATGATTTAATTATTCCTAAACTTTCAGCTATTCTTTCGGAGGATAAAAAGAAAAAGAAAGTAACTAATTTTCTTTCTGCTCTAGGTAATGAGGGTAAAATACAATGTTTACCGGGATATTATTGGGAAACAGTTTAG
- the tnpA gene encoding IS200/IS605 family transposase encodes MANTYTQIYIHIVFAVKGRQNLVSKNWKDELYKYITGIITNEGQKLIAINGMHDHIHILVGLKPNKALSDLVRDIKSNSSKFINEKRWINGKFEWQTGFGAFSYNHSQLTNVINYIQNQEEHHKKKTFKEEYIDFLEAFNIDYNNEYVFEDV; translated from the coding sequence ATGGCAAATACCTATACACAAATTTACATTCATATTGTTTTTGCGGTTAAAGGAAGGCAAAATTTAGTTTCCAAAAATTGGAAAGATGAGCTATATAAATATATCACAGGAATCATTACAAATGAAGGCCAAAAATTAATTGCCATTAACGGAATGCATGACCACATTCATATTTTGGTTGGATTAAAACCTAATAAAGCATTATCTGATTTAGTTCGAGATATAAAATCTAATTCATCCAAATTTATCAATGAAAAGAGGTGGATTAATGGGAAGTTTGAATGGCAAACCGGTTTTGGTGCTTTTTCATATAACCATTCACAATTGACAAACGTTATCAATTATATTCAAAATCAAGAAGAACATCATAAAAAGAAAACATTCAAAGAAGAATACATTGATTTTTTAGAAGCATTCAATATAGATTATAATAATGAATATGTATTTGAAGATGTTTGA
- a CDS encoding GxxExxY protein, which translates to MTKKDVTQLAYEITGFAIKVHKALGPGLLESIYEQCLKYELEQNGYDVKQQLVVKIDYYDLELESDLRIDLLVNDCVVVELKAIENLLPIHEAQLLTYMKLLQRPQGLLINFNTLNITKSMKPLVNEFFTRLTD; encoded by the coding sequence ATGACAAAAAAAGATGTTACGCAATTAGCTTATGAAATTACGGGGTTTGCCATAAAAGTGCATAAAGCTTTAGGCCCCGGACTTTTAGAAAGCATTTATGAACAATGCCTTAAATATGAATTAGAACAAAATGGATATGATGTTAAACAACAATTGGTTGTTAAAATAGATTATTACGACCTTGAATTAGAATCTGATTTAAGAATTGATTTACTTGTGAATGACTGTGTAGTTGTTGAATTGAAAGCGATAGAGAACCTTTTACCAATTCACGAAGCACAATTGCTTACGTATATGAAATTGTTACAAAGACCTCAAGGATTATTGATAAATTTTAACACCCTGAACATAACAAAATCAATGAAACCACTTGTAAATGAGTTTTTTACAAGATTAACAGATTAA
- the hemF gene encoding oxygen-dependent coproporphyrinogen oxidase: protein MKNKFYTYIQNLQDTIVAGLEAADGTSKFREDIWERPEGGGGRTRVIENGAVFEKGGVNISAVHGKLPDTMRQLFNVGEADFFACGLSLVLHPKNPMVPTVHANWRYFEMYDDNGNVIQQWFGGGQDLTPYYLFEEDAKHFHQICKTSCDKHNPEFYPLYKKKCDEYFWNAHRNEARGIGGLFFDYLKATQERSMQDWYNFVSEVGNSFLDAYLPIVERRKNLPFTPEQRTWQEIRRGRYVEFNLVHDKGTLFGLKTNGRIESILMSLPPHVQWVYDHHPEAGSEEEKLLNVLEKPVDWIAPWERHIYRTRI from the coding sequence TTGAAAAATAAATTCTATACATACATACAAAACCTTCAAGACACAATAGTCGCAGGATTAGAAGCTGCTGACGGAACTTCCAAATTCCGTGAAGATATTTGGGAACGCCCTGAAGGCGGTGGTGGAAGAACCCGAGTGATTGAAAACGGAGCCGTTTTCGAAAAGGGCGGAGTGAATATTTCGGCGGTTCATGGAAAATTGCCGGATACAATGCGTCAACTATTCAACGTAGGCGAAGCCGATTTTTTTGCCTGTGGATTGAGTTTGGTTTTGCATCCAAAAAACCCAATGGTGCCAACAGTTCACGCCAATTGGCGTTACTTTGAAATGTACGATGATAATGGTAATGTGATTCAGCAATGGTTTGGCGGAGGTCAGGATTTAACGCCTTATTATTTGTTTGAAGAAGATGCCAAACATTTTCACCAAATCTGTAAAACTTCGTGTGATAAGCATAATCCCGAGTTTTATCCACTTTACAAAAAGAAATGCGACGAGTATTTTTGGAATGCACACCGCAACGAAGCACGAGGAATTGGCGGTTTGTTTTTTGATTATTTAAAAGCCACTCAAGAACGTTCTATGCAAGATTGGTACAACTTTGTATCTGAAGTGGGAAACAGCTTTTTGGATGCTTATTTGCCTATTGTAGAAAGAAGAAAAAATCTTCCGTTCACTCCAGAACAAAGAACCTGGCAGGAAATTCGTCGTGGTCGTTATGTGGAATTCAATTTGGTACACGACAAAGGCACGCTTTTTGGACTAAAAACCAACGGAAGAATTGAAAGTATTCTAATGTCTTTACCTCCACACGTGCAATGGGTGTATGACCATCATCCAGAAGCGGGAAGTGAAGAAGAAAAATTATTGAATGTATTAGAGAAACCTGTTGATTGGATAGCTCCATGGGAGCGACATATTTATAGAACAAGAATTTGA
- a CDS encoding helix-turn-helix transcriptional regulator yields MKNSVKVQRAIANITQAELAEKIGVSRQTINAIEAGKYVPSTVLALKIARLFEKSVNEIFELEETD; encoded by the coding sequence ATGAAGAATAGTGTAAAAGTGCAGCGTGCCATTGCCAACATCACCCAAGCAGAATTGGCGGAAAAGATTGGCGTAAGCCGTCAAACCATCAATGCAATTGAGGCAGGAAAGTATGTTCCCTCTACAGTTTTGGCTTTGAAAATTGCAAGATTATTTGAGAAATCGGTTAATGAGATTTTCGAACTTGAGGAAACGGATTAA
- the hemA gene encoding glutamyl-tRNA reductase, with translation MENHNGSKHQFFYSIGLSYKKADAEIRGKFSLDTVAQTRLLEQAKTEGIKSLFVTSTCNRTEIYGYAEHPYQLIKLLCENSNGTVEDFQKVAYVYKNQEAISHLFRVGTGLDSQILGDFEIISQIRNGFAEARAIGLSNAFMERLVNAVIQASKKIKNETEISSGATSVSFASVQYIIKNVPDIGNKNILLFGTGKIGRNTCENLVKHTKNEHITLINRTKDKAEKLAGKLNLIVKDYSELHIELQKADVVVVATGAQNPTIDKAILNLKKPMLILDLSIPKNVHENVKDLEGVTLIHMDHLSQMTDETLENRKAHIPAAESIIEEIKEEFVAWTKARKFAPTINALKEKLNTIKNSELDFQSKKIANFNEEQAEIISSRIIQKITTHFANHLKNEDTMVDESIDWIEKVFQIETNSK, from the coding sequence ATGGAAAATCATAACGGTTCTAAGCATCAGTTTTTTTACTCTATTGGATTAAGCTATAAAAAAGCTGACGCCGAAATAAGAGGTAAATTTAGTCTTGATACTGTAGCTCAAACACGTTTATTGGAACAAGCCAAAACCGAGGGAATCAAGAGTTTATTTGTAACTTCAACGTGTAACCGAACCGAAATTTACGGCTATGCCGAACACCCTTATCAATTAATAAAATTACTTTGTGAGAACAGCAACGGAACTGTTGAGGATTTTCAAAAAGTGGCTTATGTTTATAAAAATCAAGAAGCGATTTCGCATTTATTCCGTGTTGGAACTGGTTTGGATAGCCAAATTTTGGGAGATTTTGAAATCATCAGCCAAATACGAAACGGTTTTGCCGAAGCCAGAGCAATAGGATTGTCCAACGCGTTTATGGAACGATTGGTCAACGCAGTGATTCAAGCGAGCAAAAAAATAAAAAACGAAACCGAAATCAGTTCGGGTGCCACATCGGTATCTTTTGCTTCGGTTCAATATATTATCAAGAACGTTCCAGACATTGGAAACAAAAATATTTTACTTTTCGGAACAGGGAAAATCGGAAGAAATACCTGCGAGAATTTGGTAAAACACACCAAAAACGAACACATTACCTTAATCAACAGAACCAAAGACAAAGCCGAGAAATTAGCTGGAAAGTTGAATCTTATTGTTAAGGATTACTCGGAACTGCATATCGAACTGCAAAAAGCCGATGTTGTGGTGGTGGCTACGGGAGCTCAAAATCCGACTATCGACAAAGCCATTCTGAATCTGAAAAAACCGATGTTGATTTTGGATTTATCCATTCCAAAAAATGTTCACGAAAATGTCAAAGACCTTGAAGGTGTTACTTTGATTCATATGGATCATTTATCTCAGATGACTGACGAGACATTGGAAAACAGAAAGGCCCATATCCCGGCAGCAGAGTCTATTATTGAAGAAATAAAGGAGGAATTTGTCGCCTGGACCAAAGCAAGAAAGTTTGCGCCAACGATTAATGCCTTGAAAGAGAAGCTAAACACGATAAAAAATTCGGAGTTGGATTTTCAAAGCAAAAAAATTGCAAACTTCAATGAAGAACAAGCCGAAATTATTAGTTCAAGAATCATCCAAAAAATTACAACCCATTTTGCCAACCATTTAAAAAATGAAGACACAATGGTAGACGAAAGTATCGATTGGATCGAAAAAGTATTTCAAATAGAAACGAATTCAAAATAG